In a single window of the Rhineura floridana isolate rRhiFlo1 chromosome 3, rRhiFlo1.hap2, whole genome shotgun sequence genome:
- the ZBTB12 gene encoding zinc finger and BTB domain-containing protein 12: MASGVELLRFQLPGHEAATLRNMNQLRSEERFCDVTIVADSLKFRGHKVILAACSPFLRDQFLLNPSSELQVSLMHSAKIVADLLLSCYTGALEFAVRDIVNYLTAASYLQMEHVVEKCRNALSQFIEPKISLKEDLAKFGGHRRSKSPSVVGCSTSSRKEHSRKRSMPRPIKLEFPMEDDLEMKAEDEDEEQEDDYGDDDAVSDICIVTVESAMEVAQRQKKHQAGTTWSKDMSPQQSWNKETSPQQAWGKVSSPPPGWNEDVSGDQEEPQVNSTVAEALGSPPESTPEKSQQGVVKASYSLSEDAEGEGLLIIPGGSYLEETSEAAAVAAECQSSGAGGGGGGMGLVLAGLSGRPFSTFPSAGRGGGSGTPGGGSGVSRIIRCTKCEEVFQGVEKLVFHMRAHHFIFMCPRCGKQFNHSSNLNRHMNVHRGVKSHSCTICGKCFTQKSTLHDHMNLHSGERPYRCSYCDVRFAHKPAIRRHLKEQHGKTTAENVMEASVTEINVLIR; the protein is encoded by the exons ATGGCATCTGGTGTTGAGCTTCTTCGCTTCCAGCTTCCCGGCCATGAGGCGGCTACCCTGCGCAACATGAACCAGCTCCGTTCTGAGGAGCGCTTTTGCGATGTCACCATTGTGGCTGACAGCCTCAAGTTCCGCGGCCACAAGGTCATCCTGGCTGCCTGCTCCCCTTTCCTGAGGGACCAGTTCCTCCTCAACCCTTCCTCCGAGCTCCAGGTGTCGCTCATGCACAGCGCCAAGATCGTAGCTgacctccttctctcttgctacACTGGCGCCCTGGAGTTTGCCGTCAGAGACATCGTCAACTACCTGACAGCGGCTAGCTACCTGCAGATGGAGCATGTGGTGGAGAAGTGTCGGAATGCCCTGTCCCAATTCATCGAACCTAAAATCAGCCTGAAGGAAGATTTAGCGAAGTTTGGAGGCCACCGAAGGTCCAAGTCCCCCAGCGTAGTGGGCTGCTCCACCTCCTCCCGCAAAGAACACTCCCGCAAGAG GTCCATGCCACGACCCATCAAGCTGGAGTTCCCGATGGAGGATGATCTGGAGATGAAGGCggaggatgaggatgaggagcAGGAAGACGATTACGGGGATGACGATGCTGTCTCTGATATCTGCATTGTGACGGTGGAATCCGCCATGGAGGTGGCCCAGCGGCAGAAGAAACACCAGGCAGGCACCACTTGGAGCAAAGATATGTCTCCCCAACAAAGCTGGAACAAAGAAACTTCTCCCCAGCAAGCTTGGGGCAAAGTGTCTTCACCTCCGCCAGGGTGGAACGAGGATGTGTCTGGAGACCAGGAAGAACCTCAAGTCAACTCAACAGTAGCAGAAGCCTTGGGGTCCCCTCCGGAATCGACACCAGAGAAGTCCCAGCAGGGGGTGGTGAAGGCTTCCTATAGCCTCTCTGAGGATGCTGAGGGTGAAGGGCTCCTGATCATTCCTGGTGGAAGCTACTTGGAGGAGACCAGCGAGGCTGCGGCTGTTGCCGCTGAGTGCCAGAGCAGCGGTGCTGGCGGCGGTGGTGGTGGTATGGGACTGGTGCTAGCTGGACTGAGTGGGCGCCCCTTCTCTACCTTTCCCTCTGCAGGGAGAGGTGGAGGTTCCGGGACGCCGGGGGGAGGGAGTGGTGTCTCAAGGATAATCCGCTGCACCAAGTGTGAGGAGGTATTCCAAGGGGTGGAGAAGCTTGTCTTCCACATGCGGGCCCACCACTTCATCTTCATGTGCCCGCGCTGTGGCAAGCAGTTCAACCACAGCAGCAACCTCAACCGGCACATGAACGTCCACCGTGGGGTGAAGTCGCACTCCTGCACCATCTGTGGGAAGTGCTTCACCCAGAAGTCCACACTCCATGACCACATGAACCTCCACAGTGGCGAGAGGCCATACCGCTGCTCCTATTGCGACGTCCGCTTCGCTCACAAGCCGGCAATACGCCGCCACCTCAAGGAACAGCACGGCAAGACCACAGCTGAGAATGTCATGGAAGCCAGCGTGACCGAGATCAATGTCCTCATTCGCTGA